A region of Paenibacillus sp. 37 DNA encodes the following proteins:
- the rpsC gene encoding 30S ribosomal protein S3, which produces MGQKVNPVGLRVGIIRDWESKWYAGKDFGDLLMEDVRIREFLKNKLKDSALSRVEIERAANRVNVTIHTAKPGMVIGKGGSEVENLRNQITKIAGGKKVHINISEIKNQDLDAVLVAESIAQQLERRVSFRRALKQAIQRTMRSGAKGIKTQVGGRLGGAEIARSEGYSEGTVPLHTLRADIDYGTAEAHTTYGLIGVKVWIYRGEVLPTAKKQAAKEGGN; this is translated from the coding sequence GTGGGCCAAAAGGTAAATCCAGTCGGACTCCGTGTCGGAATTATCCGTGACTGGGAATCTAAGTGGTATGCAGGCAAAGACTTCGGTGATCTTTTGATGGAAGACGTGAGAATTCGTGAATTCCTGAAAAATAAATTGAAAGACTCCGCTTTATCTCGTGTAGAAATTGAGAGAGCGGCTAACCGCGTAAACGTAACGATTCACACTGCTAAACCAGGTATGGTTATTGGTAAGGGTGGTTCGGAAGTTGAAAATCTTCGTAACCAAATTACGAAAATTGCTGGCGGTAAAAAAGTACACATCAACATTTCTGAAATTAAGAACCAAGACTTGGACGCTGTTCTTGTAGCTGAAAGCATTGCACAACAATTGGAACGTCGTGTTTCTTTCCGTCGTGCTCTGAAACAAGCAATTCAAAGAACTATGCGCTCCGGTGCTAAAGGTATCAAAACTCAAGTAGGCGGACGTCTTGGCGGTGCTGAGATCGCACGTTCTGAAGGCTACAGCGAAGGAACTGTTCCACTGCACACACTGCGTGCTGACATTGACTATGGTACAGCAGAGGCTCATACTACTTACGGACTTATCGGCGTAAAAGTATGGATCTATCGTGGAGAGGTTCTTCCTACGGCTAAGAAACAAGCTGCTAAGGAAGGAGGCAACTAA
- the rplV gene encoding 50S ribosomal protein L22 produces MEAKAHAKFIRIAPRKAQLVVDLIRGKQVGEAVAILRHTPKSASPIVEKLLNSAIANAEHNYSLDVNNLVISQAYVNQGPTMKRFRPRAMGRASRINKRTSHITLVVSEK; encoded by the coding sequence ATGGAAGCAAAAGCACATGCTAAGTTTATCCGGATTGCTCCTCGTAAAGCTCAACTCGTTGTTGACTTGATTCGCGGCAAGCAAGTAGGTGAGGCGGTTGCCATTCTCCGTCACACTCCGAAATCTGCTTCTCCAATCGTTGAGAAGTTGCTTAACTCCGCTATTGCGAATGCGGAACATAACTATTCTTTGGATGTTAACAACTTGGTTATCTCGCAAGCTTACGTGAACCAAGGACCGACAATGAAGCGTTTCCGCCCTCGTGCAATGGGACGTGCAAGTCGTATTAACAAACGTACTAGCCACATTACTTTGGTGGTATCTGAGAAGTAG
- the rpsS gene encoding 30S ribosomal protein S19 — protein MGRSLKKGPFIDGYMLKKVEEMEASGKKNVIKTWSRRSTIFPQFIGHTFGVYDGRKHVPVYVTEDMVGHKLGEFAPTRTYKGHTADDKKTRR, from the coding sequence ATGGGTCGCAGTTTGAAAAAAGGGCCATTCATTGATGGCTACATGCTTAAAAAGGTAGAAGAGATGGAAGCTTCAGGTAAGAAGAATGTGATCAAAACCTGGTCCCGTCGTTCTACAATTTTCCCGCAATTCATCGGACACACATTTGGCGTTTACGATGGTCGTAAACACGTGCCAGTGTATGTAACTGAGGACATGGTCGGACACAAACTGGGTGAGTTCGCTCCAACCCGTACGTACAAAGGCCATACTGCTGATGATAAGAAAACAAGAAGATAA
- the rplB gene encoding 50S ribosomal protein L2, which produces MPIKKYKPTSPARRNMSVSTFEEITTNQPEKSLLAPLSKQAGRNNQGKITVRHHGGGHKRKYRIIDFKRTKDGIPGRVATIEYDPNRTSNIALIHYADGEKRYIIAPKGLKVGDQVFSGPESDIKIGNALPLENIPVGTVIHNIELKPGKGGQLVRAAGTEAQLLGKEEKYVSVRLSSGEVRRILKVCRATIGSVGNQDHELIKIGKAGRSRWLGKRPEVRGVVMNPNDHPHGGGEGRAPIGRKSPMSPWGKPTLGYKTRKKNKASDKYIIRRRTK; this is translated from the coding sequence GTGCCAATCAAAAAGTATAAACCAACATCCCCGGCAAGACGGAACATGTCCGTTTCTACATTTGAGGAAATCACCACAAATCAGCCGGAGAAATCGTTGTTGGCCCCGTTGAGCAAACAAGCAGGCCGCAACAACCAAGGTAAAATTACAGTTCGTCACCATGGTGGTGGACACAAACGTAAATACCGTATCATTGACTTCAAACGTACTAAAGATGGAATACCGGGCCGCGTTGCTACGATTGAGTATGACCCGAACCGTACATCCAACATCGCTCTGATTCACTATGCTGATGGTGAAAAGCGTTATATCATCGCTCCTAAAGGTTTGAAAGTTGGAGATCAAGTATTCTCCGGACCTGAATCAGACATCAAAATCGGTAACGCACTGCCACTCGAAAACATTCCAGTAGGTACCGTTATCCACAACATTGAGTTGAAACCAGGTAAAGGCGGACAATTGGTTCGTGCTGCTGGTACAGAAGCTCAATTGCTTGGTAAAGAAGAAAAATACGTTTCCGTTCGTCTCTCTTCCGGAGAAGTTCGTCGTATTTTGAAAGTTTGCCGCGCGACAATCGGATCTGTAGGTAACCAAGACCACGAGCTCATCAAAATCGGTAAAGCCGGTCGTAGCCGTTGGTTGGGTAAACGTCCTGAGGTTCGTGGTGTAGTAATGAACCCTAACGATCACCCACACGGTGGTGGTGAAGGTCGTGCTCCAATCGGACGTAAATCGCCAATGTCACCATGGGGTAAACCTACACTTGGTTACAAAACGCGTAAGAAAAATAAAGCTTCTGATAAATACATCATTCGCCGCCGCACGAAGTAA
- the rplW gene encoding 50S ribosomal protein L23, translated as MKDPRDIVKRPIITERTADMMNDLKYVFEVDIRANKTEIKKAVEAIFNVKVKNVNTLRVPAKPKRYGRYSGYTSEWKKAFVTLTKDSKTLEFFETV; from the coding sequence ATGAAGGATCCTCGTGATATTGTAAAACGTCCGATTATTACGGAACGTACTGCTGACATGATGAACGACTTGAAATATGTATTTGAAGTCGATATCCGTGCAAACAAAACCGAGATCAAAAAGGCAGTAGAAGCTATTTTCAATGTAAAAGTGAAAAACGTGAACACGCTTCGTGTTCCAGCTAAGCCGAAACGGTACGGACGTTATTCCGGATATACTAGCGAATGGAAAAAAGCGTTTGTAACGTTGACAAAAGACAGCAAAACGCTTGAGTTCTTTGAAACTGTATAA
- the rplD gene encoding 50S ribosomal protein L4: MPKVSVYNVDGSQVGEVELNDAVFGIEPNQHVLYDAVLMQRASLRQGTHKVKGRSEVRGGGRKPWKQKGTGRARQGSIRSPQWKGGGIVFGPTPRSYAYKLPKKVRRLAIKSALSSKVLDNDIIVLDALTLSTPKTKEFAAILSNLKVGRKALVVAPSYDDNVALSARNIPGVKFVAADGINVLDVLSHDKLIITKEAVQKVEEVLA; the protein is encoded by the coding sequence ATGCCAAAAGTATCAGTTTACAATGTAGATGGTAGCCAAGTAGGCGAAGTTGAATTGAACGATGCGGTTTTCGGAATTGAGCCGAACCAACACGTTCTGTACGATGCAGTTCTTATGCAACGCGCTTCCCTTCGACAAGGTACCCACAAAGTAAAAGGACGTTCTGAAGTTCGTGGCGGTGGACGTAAGCCTTGGAAACAAAAAGGTACAGGTCGCGCTCGTCAAGGTTCAATTCGTTCACCACAATGGAAAGGCGGCGGTATCGTATTTGGTCCAACACCACGGAGCTATGCGTATAAACTGCCTAAGAAAGTTCGCCGCTTGGCGATCAAATCAGCCCTTTCATCCAAAGTGCTTGACAATGACATTATCGTTTTGGACGCTCTCACGTTGAGTACGCCTAAAACTAAAGAGTTTGCAGCCATCTTGAGTAACCTCAAAGTGGGACGTAAAGCTTTGGTCGTAGCTCCTAGCTATGATGATAATGTAGCTCTTTCCGCACGGAATATTCCAGGCGTGAAATTCGTAGCTGCTGACGGTATTAATGTTCTTGACGTGCTCTCGCACGACAAATTGATCATTACGAAAGAAGCAGTTCAGAAGGTAGAGGAGGTGCTCGCGTAA
- the rplC gene encoding 50S ribosomal protein L3: MKAILGKKLGMTQVFTPEGNVVPVTVIEAGPCVVLQKKDIENDGYEAIQIGYSDKKEKNANKPEAGHAKKANTAPKRYVREVRGINIAEYEVGQELKADIFAEGEFVDVTGISKGKGFAGVIKRWGQSTGPMSHGSRYHRGPGSMGSIQANRVPKGKRLPGHMGHDTITIQRLEVVKVDAERNVLLVKGSIPGPKNSLIRVKETVKK; the protein is encoded by the coding sequence ATGAAAGCAATCTTAGGAAAAAAACTCGGAATGACTCAAGTATTTACTCCTGAAGGTAACGTCGTTCCAGTAACGGTTATCGAAGCAGGCCCTTGTGTTGTTTTGCAAAAGAAAGACATTGAGAACGATGGCTACGAAGCAATTCAAATCGGTTACTCCGATAAGAAAGAGAAAAATGCTAACAAGCCAGAAGCAGGTCACGCTAAAAAAGCGAACACTGCCCCTAAGCGCTACGTTCGTGAAGTTCGCGGTATCAACATCGCAGAATATGAAGTTGGCCAAGAACTGAAAGCTGACATTTTCGCTGAAGGCGAATTCGTTGACGTAACGGGTATTTCTAAAGGTAAAGGTTTTGCCGGCGTTATCAAACGTTGGGGACAAAGCACTGGACCTATGTCACACGGTTCGCGTTACCACCGTGGCCCTGGTTCAATGGGTTCGATCCAAGCTAACCGCGTTCCTAAAGGCAAACGCCTGCCAGGACACATGGGACATGATACTATTACAATCCAACGTCTTGAAGTAGTTAAAGTAGACGCTGAGCGGAACGTATTGCTCGTGAAAGGTTCCATTCCTGGACCGAAAAACAGTCTCATTAGAGTTAAAGAAACGGTGAAAAAATAA
- the rpsJ gene encoding 30S ribosomal protein S10, giving the protein MAKQKIRIRLKAYDHRILDQSAEKIVETAKRSGAGVSGPIPLPTEKQIITILRAVHKYKDSREQFEQRTHKRLIDIVNPTPQTVDALMRLDLPSGVDIEIKL; this is encoded by the coding sequence ATGGCAAAGCAAAAAATTCGTATTCGTTTGAAAGCTTACGACCACAGAATTCTTGATCAATCCGCGGAGAAAATTGTTGAAACAGCAAAACGTTCGGGTGCTGGTGTATCCGGTCCGATTCCGCTTCCTACTGAAAAACAAATCATTACTATTCTTCGTGCGGTGCACAAGTACAAGGATTCTCGGGAACAATTCGAACAACGTACACATAAACGTTTGATCGACATCGTTAACCCGACTCCACAAACTGTGGATGCCTTGATGCGCTTGGATCTGCCGTCCGGTGTAGATATCGAAATTAAATTGTAA
- the tuf gene encoding elongation factor Tu has protein sequence MAKAKYERNKPHVNIGTIGHVDHGKTTLTAAITTVLSKTYGGAAIAFDQIDKAPEERERGITISTSHVEYETDTRHYAHVDCPGHADYVKNMITGAAQMDGAILVVSAADGPMPQTREHILLSRQVGVPYIVVFLNKCDMVEDEELLELVEMEVRDLLNEYEFPGDDTPITRGSAREALANPDGEWAQKIVEMFKEIDTYIPLPERQTDKPFLMPVEDVFSITGRGTVATGRVERGTVKVGEEIEIVGITEETKKSVVTGVEMFRKLLDSAQAGDNIGALLRGVDRTQIERGQVLAKPGSVKPHTEFTAQIYVLTKEEGGRHKPFFTGYRPQFYFRTTDVTGIINLPEGTEMVMPGDNITVTVSLISPIAIEEGTKFSIREGGRTVGAGSVASIQK, from the coding sequence ATGGCAAAGGCTAAATACGAACGTAATAAACCCCACGTTAACATCGGTACTATTGGTCACGTCGATCACGGTAAAACAACTCTGACTGCTGCAATCACAACTGTATTGTCCAAAACTTACGGTGGTGCTGCAATTGCATTCGATCAAATCGACAAAGCTCCAGAAGAGCGCGAACGCGGTATCACAATCTCTACATCACACGTTGAGTACGAAACTGACACTCGTCACTACGCTCACGTTGACTGCCCAGGTCACGCCGACTATGTTAAAAACATGATCACTGGCGCGGCTCAAATGGATGGAGCTATCTTGGTAGTATCCGCAGCAGACGGCCCAATGCCACAAACTCGTGAGCACATCTTGCTCTCTCGTCAAGTAGGCGTACCTTACATTGTTGTATTCTTGAACAAATGTGACATGGTTGAAGACGAAGAGTTGTTGGAATTGGTTGAGATGGAAGTTCGCGACCTTCTTAACGAATATGAGTTCCCAGGTGACGATACTCCAATCACTCGTGGATCCGCTCGTGAAGCTCTGGCAAACCCAGATGGCGAATGGGCTCAAAAAATCGTTGAGATGTTCAAAGAGATCGACACTTACATCCCACTGCCTGAGCGTCAAACTGACAAGCCTTTCTTGATGCCTGTCGAGGACGTATTCTCCATCACTGGTCGTGGTACTGTTGCTACTGGCCGTGTAGAGCGTGGTACGGTTAAAGTCGGCGAAGAGATCGAAATCGTTGGTATCACTGAAGAAACTAAAAAATCCGTTGTAACAGGCGTTGAGATGTTCCGTAAATTGTTGGATTCCGCTCAAGCGGGTGACAACATTGGTGCATTGTTGCGTGGTGTTGACCGTACTCAAATCGAGCGTGGTCAAGTACTTGCAAAACCAGGTTCTGTTAAGCCACACACAGAATTCACAGCTCAAATCTACGTTCTGACTAAAGAAGAGGGCGGACGTCACAAACCATTCTTCACTGGTTACCGTCCACAGTTCTACTTCCGTACAACTGACGTAACAGGCATCATCAACTTGCCTGAAGGTACTGAAATGGTAATGCCTGGTGATAACATCACTGTTACTGTTTCCCTGATCTCCCCAATCGCGATTGAAGAAGGAACTAAATTCTCCATTCGTGAAGGCGGACGTACAGTAGGTGCCGGTTCCGTAGCATCTATCCAAAAATAA
- the fusA gene encoding elongation factor G, translated as MAREFSLKNTRNIGIMAHIDAGKTTTTERILFYTGRTHKIGEVHEGAATMDWMEQEQERGITITSAATTAAWKGHRVNIIDTPGHVDFTVEVERSLRVLDGAVGVFSAKEGVEPQSETVWRQADKYGVPRIAYVNKMDIIGADFLNVVSDMRDRLQANAVAIQLPIGAENDFKGIIDIVAQRAHMYKDDLGQDIEETDIPAEFADQVEELRNELIERVAELDEELTMKYLEGEEITIDEIKTVLRKGVVDVKIFPVICGSSYRNKGVQLMLDAVVDYLPAPTDVASITGHLEDGTEAIRKSSDEEPFSALAFKIMTDPYVGKLTFFRVYSGVLQSGSYVLNATKNKRERIGRILQMHANSRQEITVVYSGDIAAAVGLKDTGTGDTLCDEKNPVILESMNFPDPVIEIAVEPKTKADQDKLGVALGKLTEEDPTLRAHTDEETGQTILAGMGELHLDIIIDRMRREFKVETTVGKPQVAYRETFRAPARVEGKFVRQSGGRGQYGHVWVEFEPLEPGTGSQFESKVVGGSVPREYIQPALSGIEEQMKNGVIAGFPLVDVKATIVDGSYHDVDSNEMAFKIAGSMALKAAKDKCKPVLLEPIMKVEVTVPEEYMGDVMGMLNSRRGRIEGMDSRSGAQIIRAKVPLSEMFGYSTTLRSGTQGRGVFSMELSHYEEVPKSIAEEIVAKTKGTE; from the coding sequence ATGGCTAGAGAGTTCTCCTTGAAAAATACACGTAATATCGGGATCATGGCTCATATTGATGCGGGTAAAACCACGACAACTGAGCGGATCCTGTTTTACACAGGACGTACGCACAAAATCGGTGAAGTACACGAAGGCGCTGCGACAATGGACTGGATGGAACAGGAACAGGAGCGCGGAATTACGATTACTTCCGCTGCAACTACCGCTGCTTGGAAAGGCCACCGCGTTAATATTATTGATACCCCGGGACACGTTGACTTCACTGTTGAAGTTGAACGTTCCCTTCGTGTATTGGACGGAGCAGTTGGTGTATTCAGTGCGAAAGAAGGCGTTGAGCCTCAGTCCGAAACCGTATGGAGACAGGCTGACAAGTACGGCGTACCTCGTATCGCATATGTAAACAAAATGGATATCATCGGTGCTGACTTCCTGAACGTTGTATCTGACATGCGTGATCGCCTTCAAGCGAACGCTGTTGCGATTCAACTTCCAATCGGCGCTGAAAATGATTTCAAAGGTATCATTGATATCGTTGCACAAAGAGCTCATATGTACAAAGATGACCTCGGGCAAGATATCGAAGAAACCGATATTCCTGCAGAATTTGCAGATCAAGTTGAAGAACTTCGCAACGAGTTGATTGAGCGCGTTGCTGAACTGGATGAAGAATTGACAATGAAATACCTGGAAGGCGAAGAGATCACAATTGATGAGATCAAAACCGTACTCCGTAAAGGTGTTGTGGATGTTAAGATATTCCCAGTTATCTGTGGATCCTCATATCGTAACAAAGGTGTTCAACTGATGTTGGATGCTGTTGTCGACTACTTGCCAGCTCCAACAGATGTTGCATCGATCACGGGACATCTTGAAGATGGAACTGAAGCAATTCGTAAGTCATCCGATGAAGAGCCATTCTCCGCATTGGCATTCAAAATTATGACTGACCCTTACGTTGGTAAATTGACATTCTTCCGCGTATACTCTGGTGTTCTTCAATCCGGATCATATGTATTGAATGCCACTAAAAACAAACGTGAGCGTATCGGTCGTATCCTTCAAATGCATGCGAACAGCCGTCAAGAAATCACTGTAGTATACTCCGGTGATATTGCAGCTGCCGTAGGTTTGAAAGATACAGGTACAGGTGATACACTATGTGATGAGAAAAATCCGGTTATCCTGGAGTCAATGAACTTCCCTGATCCGGTTATCGAAATCGCTGTTGAACCTAAAACCAAAGCTGACCAGGATAAACTGGGTGTTGCTCTCGGTAAGTTGACTGAAGAGGATCCAACTCTTCGTGCTCATACTGACGAAGAAACAGGCCAAACGATCTTGGCAGGTATGGGTGAGCTTCACCTTGATATCATCATCGACCGTATGCGTCGTGAGTTCAAGGTTGAAACTACTGTGGGTAAACCACAAGTAGCTTACCGTGAAACATTCCGTGCTCCAGCGCGCGTTGAAGGTAAATTCGTACGTCAATCCGGTGGTCGTGGTCAATACGGTCACGTATGGGTTGAATTCGAACCTCTCGAGCCGGGTACAGGCAGCCAGTTCGAAAGTAAGGTTGTCGGTGGTTCCGTACCAAGAGAATACATTCAACCTGCACTGTCAGGGATTGAAGAGCAAATGAAAAACGGCGTTATTGCAGGCTTCCCGCTTGTTGACGTTAAGGCTACAATCGTAGACGGATCTTACCATGATGTCGATTCCAATGAGATGGCATTTAAAATTGCCGGATCTATGGCGCTTAAAGCGGCTAAAGACAAGTGTAAACCAGTTCTGCTTGAGCCTATCATGAAAGTAGAAGTAACTGTTCCAGAAGAGTACATGGGTGACGTAATGGGTATGTTGAACTCCCGTCGTGGCCGCATCGAAGGTATGGATTCCCGTAGTGGAGCTCAAATCATCCGTGCTAAGGTACCTCTGTCTGAAATGTTTGGTTACTCTACAACTCTTCGTTCCGGTACTCAAGGACGCGGCGTATTCTCCATGGAACTCTCTCACTATGAAGAAGTTCCTAAGAGCATCGCTGAAGAAATCGTTGCCAAAACAAAAGGCACCGAGTAG
- the rpsG gene encoding 30S ribosomal protein S7, giving the protein MPRKGPVTKRDVLPDPLYNSKLVTRLINRIMIGGKRGVAQSILYNAFKLIQERTGNDPMEVFEAAIKNIMPVLEVKARRVGGANYQVPIEVKPERRTALGLRWLVNYSRNRGEKTMEERLAAEIIDASNNTGASVKKREDTHKMAEANKAFAHYRW; this is encoded by the coding sequence ATGCCACGCAAAGGTCCAGTTACGAAAAGAGACGTTCTGCCTGATCCGTTATATAACAGCAAGTTGGTTACTCGTTTAATCAACCGCATTATGATCGGCGGAAAACGCGGTGTTGCTCAAAGCATTCTGTATAATGCGTTCAAGTTGATTCAAGAACGTACGGGTAATGACCCTATGGAAGTATTTGAAGCAGCAATCAAGAACATCATGCCAGTCCTGGAAGTTAAAGCTCGCCGTGTCGGCGGTGCCAACTACCAAGTACCAATCGAGGTGAAACCAGAGAGACGTACTGCTCTGGGATTACGTTGGCTCGTGAACTACTCCCGCAACCGCGGTGAGAAAACAATGGAAGAGCGTTTGGCGGCTGAGATCATCGACGCTTCCAACAACACAGGCGCTTCCGTTAAAAAACGTGAAGATACGCACAAAATGGCTGAAGCGAACAAAGCGTTTGCTCACTACCGTTGGTAG
- the rpsL gene encoding 30S ribosomal protein S12 has protein sequence MPTINQLVRKGRQAKVEKSKSPALQKGFNALKRESTNISAPQKRGVCTRVGTMTPRKPNSALRKYARVRLTNRLEVTAYIPGIGHNLQEHSVVLIRGGKVKDLAGVRYHIVRGALDTAGVNNRMQARSKYGAKRPKAKKA, from the coding sequence ATGCCAACTATTAACCAACTGGTTCGTAAAGGACGTCAAGCAAAAGTTGAGAAGTCAAAATCTCCAGCTTTGCAAAAAGGATTCAACGCTTTGAAACGTGAATCTACTAACATCAGTGCCCCACAAAAACGTGGTGTCTGCACTCGTGTAGGTACAATGACTCCACGTAAACCAAACTCTGCACTTCGTAAGTATGCCCGTGTTCGTTTGACGAACCGTCTCGAGGTTACTGCTTATATCCCGGGAATCGGACATAACCTTCAAGAGCACAGTGTGGTATTGATCCGCGGAGGTAAAGTTAAAGACCTTGCAGGAGTTCGTTATCACATCGTTCGTGGAGCTCTCGATACTGCTGGTGTAAACAACCGTATGCAAGCTCGTTCGAAATACGGCGCTAAACGTCCAAAAGCTAAAAAAGCCTAA
- a CDS encoding ribosomal L7Ae/L30e/S12e/Gadd45 family protein, with protein sequence MSNEKALQDAHVKIGTKQTMRMVQTGMASEVYVAEDSDPQLTSKIIALCEQHNVKCTKVDTMKNLGKACGIGVGAAMAAVVKS encoded by the coding sequence ATGTCTAATGAAAAAGCCTTGCAAGATGCTCATGTCAAAATAGGTACCAAACAGACCATGCGGATGGTGCAGACAGGTATGGCTTCTGAAGTCTATGTCGCAGAAGATAGTGATCCGCAGCTTACTTCCAAAATCATTGCTTTGTGTGAACAACACAATGTGAAATGCACGAAAGTGGATACAATGAAAAATCTCGGCAAGGCTTGCGGGATTGGAGTAGGAGCAGCTATGGCTGCTGTCGTAAAATCATAG